In Podarcis raffonei isolate rPodRaf1 chromosome 8, rPodRaf1.pri, whole genome shotgun sequence, the genomic window cttgctccatcctccaagGCTACAGCAGGCCCACAGTCCTGAGACGCCAACAGAGCAATGCTGAAAGCTGTGCCTATACCCTGTGAACTGTGGGTGGAAACTCAGCCAGCTCAGTGTTAGCTGTCGGTCCATATTAAGTGGCTGCTTTTTTCCCAGTTCTATGGTGGGAGCGTGAAagatgggaagggaggggagaaagaaactGCAGGAGCTGCTGTCCTGCTGCACTAAATCATAATTAGAGAGGGAGCATTGTGCACGATTGCTAGGCAATCTCcaaagtcttctctctctctctttccctccctccttcagaGAATCCTAGGTTCTAAGCAATTTGAGGGACTGGCATATTGGTTGGAGAAAATAAACCCCCAATTAAAGTGGGGGTCATATTACAAAAAGGCGATAGATATGAtcaggttggttttttaaaaaataaaaaatggaaattaGAATTGGGTTCAGGAATAATGACTATCTCAGCACACACTGGAGGAAAGAAGCTATAACGTTCTAGTCCTTAAGGAATTAAATAGGTTCTGCAGAAGAAGAACATCTGCTTCTTTGTGTGATGCAAAAGAAATTTGTTTGACGGCTTTAAAGAGCAAAACCTGAGGGTAATTTCTGGGTTGGTACAAGATTGCTGGGAGATACTGGGCATTTTCTTGTCTTGATCTCTCTGCTTTTAAAAGGAAAGTTTCATTTGGGGGAGCACACACCAGAATGTTCAGACTGCTTAGTTCTAATAAATATTCACCTAGCAGAATATTTCACCATCTCAAGATCGTTTGGCTCTGAAtggctgtgacatcacagcagctccaGCCAACGGCTGAGACAGCTTGCAGGGTAGGTAagtaacaagaaagaaagaaaacaagaccAGCTGGTTTTATGGAATTTAAATCATGTCTACGGTTTGTGTCTTGTAtttgaggaggaggaaaacaggctCAAAAAATCTAAACAAGCTAACTTAGAAACACAAGCATGGTTGGCTGGCCTACCTGGAGGGTTGTTGTTCAGCACCGCATCGCAGACACTAATTTTCAAAATGAAGGCACGCAGAAGCTGTTCCACGTGGTTCAGGAGGGAGTCGGAGCTGGAGAAGGAACGGGGAGGTCAGACCTCAATCACATGGTGGAAATGTAGTTAGATAGATAGAAAAagttaccgcatttttcgctctatagggtgcaccggaccataggaggggggaaacggggggggggattctcgccctctctgctcagcaccccttcagtgaagcggcaggagataCGGAGCCCCTTcaatttctcctcccgcttcgctgaaggggcgcggGGGAGCgcaccctctctgctgaagccgggagagtcttgctctcctggcttcagcaaaaggaacccgaagacTTCGGAGCGCAGCGTGAGTTtccgctgtgctccgaaggcttcaggcggctatccctgaagcctggagagcgagaggggtcggtgcgcaccgacccctctcgctctcctggcttcagcgaaagcaacacgaagcctccagagcgtggagggagcgctccctctgcgcttcggaggctttgcgttgctatcgctgaagccaaggagcctgcattcactccataggacgcacacacatttccccttaatttttggagggggaaaagtgcatcctatagagcgaaaaatacggcaccgtctttttcgctccgtaagacgcacttttttcctcctaaaaagtaaggggaaatgtctgtgcgccctatggagcgaatgcatggtccctggagccaaattgcccaggggcaaaaagcagatcatgcttttttttttttttagaaagagggaagggggtgttgaaacaaagccgttgagcagctgatcagcaagcgatcgggaggggagataagggactctagcgataaaggaggctgcctgggaggagggaggtaaagacagcgaacttgcaaggagaggagacaggaatactaaaataaacaatgaggagagaaattagaacaaaaggaggaacaaaaaactgctccagctaaggaaaagacgcTAAGGCAAACATGAGGGAaaggggtgttgaaacaaagccgctgagcagctgatcggcaagcaatcaggagagagataaggggcgctagcgataaaggaggctgcctgggggggggaggtaaaagcacatagatcctcaggatttttacattgggtcacgccaaattcaccatcagatcacatagcatgtccatggctacagcctgcaccaaaaaaatcacgcatccactgttttgtggggccgcaatggcgcaaaaacgtggttacaaagcacggatccacatggattctcaggatttttgcattgggctaccccaaactcacagtcaaatcacatatcatgtctgtggccacagcatgaaccacaaaaatcatacatcgactgtttcgttcagaatattttttttttcttgttttcctcttctaaaaactaggtgcatcttatggtctggtgcgtcttatggagcgaaaaatacagtactttgatTAACCAAACCACAGGGAATCTGAAAAAAGCTGGGGACCTCAAAATAACTCTTGTGGGCAGAAACACACAACCTTGGCACCAGCCATTCAGCCCCCCTccctttggggagggggtcttTGGGGGAAGATTCTTTTTAAgacaagtttttttggggggggggggtttccagaGCAGCACTGCCTGTTTtttttgttatgttgttgttCTGTGCTTTAGTTTTTGGCGATGTAGATGTTTTGCCTATTGGGAGAGAAGGCGAAATGTGCGTAACAGCTCCTTAAGTTTCCAAATGTGCTGCCCCCCAGAGTGGGGGAGCCTCCGGTCTGAAAACAGCTCTACAGTGGAGATTCTTAAGTCAGGGACATTGCTGGACTGAAGCTCTCAACAGCTTCCGCCAACATGGCCAAAGGtgggggaggatgggagttggagttttgcaatatctagagggccacaacTGCCCCATCTCTACATTAAGAGGAAGCAGAGATGTGATGGGGGCAGCCAGGGGCAGTAAAGGCAGGAGTGGGGAGAACACTGTTTGGTTCAAAAGCCCCCTCAGCCTCTTCCAACAtagccaatgggagttggagttaccAGTGTTCTGAAAGCCAGATTAATAAGATTGCTTCATTCAGGTTTTCCTTTAGGTGCTTTGTCCACAACCAGGATGTTGGAAGAGTGTGTGGTTAGTTCAATACAGGCATGTGATGAGAGACAACATGctgcagtggttagagcgttggagCAGCGCCagggagatccaggttcaaatcaccACCCAGCCACAAAGCTctacccactacaccacactgcctctgcaAAGTTTGGTACAGCCTTTTGGGGGCAGGAAGGCCTCACCTGATAGACAGCAGGGGTGGCTGCGTGATTTCAAAGACAAATCTCTCCACAGGATGGTGCTCCTTGTCCAGAATGACTACCACCACTTTTTCCACGTCATTCTGAAAAGCAACAGAGCACAAGAACTTGTTTTTTTCTTACTTCGAGTCTGTTTGCGGAAGAGCTCTGTGCATCACCAAAGTCTGCATACACCCATACCCAGTTACATTGATCCTATATTATTATACCTACCATCACCAAAACGTCTTGGGGCTGGATAAAATGAAACACCGAGTTCCAGTAATTCCCTGATCTTGTGCTGACAGTCAAAAACTTACCTTCTCCAGCAAAGGTTTGATGCAATGGAGAGTATCTTGGATGTACTGATTCAGCTCTGGGTGGCAGGACATCTGTTCAAACAAATATCTCAAGTTGCAGATAAATATGCATAGATTTGTCAAGGGGGGGAATCCCGCCagactgatttttaaaagaaatgttacaGATTAGCAGGTTGGGGGAATGCGGTTGACATAATTTAACTTCAGCAAAGCATTAGgcagaatggatacaaaaacttatggaatatgcagaaatggcgaaacttatcggaagaataagaaatcaagataacaaactttgtataaaagaatagaaatggtttattgaatatttacagataaattgcacaaagataaaaacattggcaggattactgtaataacctgcagtttcataagtgTAAGTcttcaaagtagataaataaatgagcaaattaaatgaatttggatatgcagaagatattaaaaaataactttaaggaaccgcagaaagggggaaggaagtcaaaagttaaaatgattgtaaaattaatgaaatgtatgaacctgaaaagcatttttttaaaaaaagagtttagcAAAGCATTTAACAACCTGTTTAACATGGGCAGTTTAATAACAATTGTGGATCAGATGACAGTAAAACGAGACAGTGTACATTTTGTAACGTCACACCCATGCAAGCCACTGGCCAACCTAAAAAGATATGTTTGTGTGGTCCACCCAAAAGACAGTCACATCACTCACCTGGACAGGTACattgtattttttccttttctgaaagATCCCGGTGGGGTAGACTTCTCGGACATAAAGGATGAGGTGAATGGCTACTTCCAGGAACTCAGAAAGGACATCAGCTACAACTGGAAGGGAAGGGTATGGATGTAACAGAGGTGGAGGGTTATAGTTTTGCTTGTTATTATATTATGTacttttgtggttttatactgTCCTCAGATGGacaaaatataccatattttttgcaccataacactcacttttttcctcctagaaagtaaggggaaatgtctgtgcgtgttatggagcgaatgccggcgggggggatctgctgcagtcgtgagcagaggatccatggttccccttccttccctcctccgtggttacaaagcatggatccacatggatcctcaggatttttgcattgggctactccaaactcactgtcagatcacatgtctgtggccacagcatgaaccacaaaaatcatatacagtggtacctcgcaagacgaaaaactcgtaagacgaaagagttttccgttctttgagttgctttgcaagacgattttccctatgggcttgcttcgcaagacaaaaacgtcttgcgagttcttgcgagtttgtttcctttttcgtaaagccgctaagtaccgttaatagccgtgcttcgcaagacgaaaaaaccgcaagacgaagaggctcgcagaacgaattaatttcgtcttgcgaggcaccactgtatccactatttcgtttagaatattttttttcttgttttcctcctctaaaaactacatgcgtgttatggtctggtgtgttatagagcgaaaaatacggaaattattaaataaaattattaaataaaaaatgaagtggGTGGTGTTTGTTTAAAAACCGTTTTGGTGCAATTGGAAGGCACTACCGAAAATACTGGTGAAGGTTGATCACTGGGAGATGGATGCAGGTCTGTTGCACAGCCCTGATAAATGGGTTTCCCTTCCCTTGATTTTTAATAGAGCTGGGAGTCAAAGTAGGTTTCTGTTCTGAAAAATCTGGAGAAAAACCGTGCCAGTACCTTGTCCGAAGTTGAGATCCTGTCGGGTTAAAGTGGTCATCACGGCAGCAACTTTTAAAAGATGGTTACAAAGGGAGTCTCGGTACCTGAAAGACTGATAGCATggagatttggggaggggaagggagaagatTCTGGATTGTATTCAACCAAGtattactcagagcagacccagtcTTAAATTAGCCATGAGGACtagtaacttttttttaaaaaaatgcaatgctAGTCCTAGTCACAGTAGATAGGTATAACtgatgtccattcatttcaatgggtctactctgagcataaCTTAAATTGGATGCACCCCCTAAGGTTAACCTGAAAGGAACCCAATTTAGAGGCTGCAACACTAGGCGTGCTAGTGGGATTTACAGTGCAATgtaaatggcggggggggggtactgggctgttgtttttatttttattatgtacggtattttgtgattttatatcttgattttattttgtgaaccaccctgcaaCCCCTGGGTATATGGCggtacagtatataaattctaatcatcatcaacatcattttatgcagattactcagaagtaacctaCTGAGACcggggccctccagctgctttgcctTGCCGCCGCCCCCCAAAGCCCGTGCTTTGCTCCTCCATAGATAGGGGTGCCTttcaggggtgccaatttgaatacaATATGGGGGTGCTCGGGTAAggcccaccctgcataatcaaccACCAGACGTGGCGGGCATACacaatttgaatgacaatgcccatcaactttggagggcGGGGTCTcagccagccccctcaaatattttaggggggccaaaaggaccttggcccctaggagttggttcctatggatCCTATTATGCCTGGGACGGAGACGCCTTGAATCCGGTGGGCGTACACGGGAGTAAGTCCAGTGGGGCTTCTCTCTGCGTAAACATGCCTGAGCGCGATCTGATCGAAACGCACCATTAAAGgttgcccccccaaaaagcacctTCAGCCCCTGCAAAACGCAAGGCAGACATCTGCTCGGGAGCCAGCCTCTCACTGGAGACCCTTTAGGGTTTACTCCAGAGTAAAGAGCTTCCGGATCGGGCCGCGAAGCCGCGCGCACCCAGTGCGCCACGAGCGCACCCCAAAAGGCCTCTCCACCGGTTCCAATTCTACCTCTCTCCAGGACGCAGCGCAGATCCCTCTCGCCCGACCCCGAGCTCGCGGTGGCGGGGAACAACGGCGCCTCCGCCCCGCCGGGAAGGCTGATGACGGCGGAGCAGCCGGAGGAGGAGCTGCCGACCCAACGACGCGGCCGCCTGACGTCCTCGCTGCGCTCCTCTCTTCGCCTCGCAGGTCTTAGCGCCGGGGCGCTTTGGCACCCGTGCACGCTGCCCATATCCGTGGCGTTGGCGCGCCGTCTGTCCAGCGGAGACTTAGCGCACCTCTCCAATAGTgggactattttattttattttattttattttattttattttattgaactcTCGTCGTCCCCCGCCGCCTCTCAATTGCTCATGGCTTAAAGGTTGCCAACTTTCCCCCCCGGCCCTGCTCCTATGCCTTTAGAAACAACCTGAGCCGGAGAATTTCGCAGATGAATCTCACTGTCTCGCTCACTCGCTTGCACACCCCATGGATATTTGggatgaggaaggggagagagacgGTTCTGGGTGGGGGGCATCCAatttaagtcctactcagagtaggcgcattgaaatcaatggacctaaattAGCCCTGAGGACTAGTAGCAACTTTCGGTTCGACTAGAAATGAGATTCTTAGGGTGCCCCAGTTTGCATCCAGATACCACACCCTGGGTGGTCTCCaattcctactcagagtagaccttttGAGGTTAACGGGCCTATGTAAGTCATGTCCATTTCTGACGGTGGGCTCCGAGAATATCAGCATAGTCAGGATTTGGAGGggacaggccttttgttaggTGGGCAGgcctttttggggggtgcaaaacctcagtttgctacgtatttttaataatttttatttctttagggGGGCAGCCCATGGCTACGACCCTCTGCTGCTCATGGTGCAAACCTAGGCAGATAAGTAATTTGGCATGCAATGGTTTTGAACGGAGAAAAGTTGCCAACTTTTCTTCCCTTCGCCCGCACCTCTGCTTTTAACAGCTGCACGTCACCCGCAAATTTCAGTTGCACAAAACAGCGAATTTAAAACGCACAGCAGGTGTCAACGTTGTCATAGCAGGTGTTGGGGTTTCTCCTGACTGAATATCGTACACAGTATATTGATTaatctatatattttttaatgtggaGCAGTTTAGAAGTGTTATGTTTTTGCGGGGGGTATTGTTAGTTATAACAAAAGTGGGGGGGTCATAAAGCTGAACAGGGAAAAGCGAACaccatttatattttatttttgttgcctATTGCACCTCACTtcgttattattttattttttttaatgctaagcGGGTTTAGAATTGATTTAGCAAAGCTGAAAAACCACAGAACAGCGAAGGGAAAAAAACCCCGAAGCACATAACTGGTAGCAAGGGTGTCATCAGTTTTCACAATGTATAAAGTCGATCTAAATGCGGGAGACCCAAGTGGAGACCCCTCCCCTCTATTCTCCTGGGCAGAGGTAGAAGAGCGTGCgtggaaagaggagagagaatcGTTTTAACCAGCTCAGCAGGACCCTCTGGGTCTAGCTGTCAttacccctctcccctcctcaaaGGCATCAATTTACCCTTTGGGAGTTTCCCACAATCCTCTAGGAGGAAGGCGGGATGAAGATGATGGAggt contains:
- the MAD2L2 gene encoding mitotic spindle assembly checkpoint protein MAD2B — protein: MTTLTRQDLNFGQVVADVLSEFLEVAIHLILYVREVYPTGIFQKRKKYNVPVQMSCHPELNQYIQDTLHCIKPLLEKNDVEKVVVVILDKEHHPVERFVFEITQPPLLSISSDSLLNHVEQLLRAFILKISVCDAVLNNNPPGCTFTVLVHTREAATRNMEKIQVIRDFPWILADEQDVHMRDPRLIPLKTMTSDLLKMQLYVEERAQKGT